Proteins encoded within one genomic window of Triticum aestivum cultivar Chinese Spring chromosome 2D, IWGSC CS RefSeq v2.1, whole genome shotgun sequence:
- the LOC123056019 gene encoding uncharacterized protein, which yields MRNDDELSKLFLSHEFLQLSSNVLDRPYCYKNELAMLFTVEEEEEYERVMEAEREMERQRAKSHRSTWERSSGSKAGRFGGFEDKTTLSPLQFTHCTPGILLPRAAVTERTLQIYSFKLVGLTEQLKWPLSVYGVVAARDTVDRNRNLLFSRSRIRGQLLSGHDSYLRLTGPSRAILVGDYVDFEVELKVRDGDDEHNDTQLMCVSKRYKEADGDGEQPLLFDSPFCTAELRFELFPTTVQLTVLSVRVVGGEFPFSSGGQVACIVSGRERVVLFDSTEKITREDEVVLDGYVPLSRNAISVEFEKGVTVEVTAYVDSGSISDLVHFPSKWCNISQDRCFICGSEVEITVAWSQVVRDKMEMLLEGYATQV from the exons ATGAGGAATGATGATGAGCTGAGCAAGCTTTTTCTGTCCCACGAATTCTTGCAACTCTCCTCCAATGTCCTGGATAGACCCTACTGCTACAAAAATGAGTTGGCCATGCTGTTTacggtggaggaagaggaggagtatGAGAGGGTGATGGAGGCAGAGAGGGAGATGGAGAGGCAGAGGGCGAAGA GCCACCGTAGCACCTGGGAACGCTCTAGTGGCAGCAAGGCTGGGCGGTTCGGTGGCTTCGAAGATAAAA CGACATTAAGTCCTCTCCAATTTACGCACTGCACACCCGGTATCCTTCTGCCCCGTGCCGCTGTCACTGAAAGAACGTTGCAAATCTACTCATTCAAACTTGTTGGACTAACGGAGCAGCTGAAGTGGCCACTCTCTGTTTATGGCGTGGTTGCTGCCCGAGACACCGTAGACCGCAACCGCAACCTTCTCTTCTCTCGGTCGAGGATCAGGGGTCAATTACTCTCTGGACAT GACTCTTATCTGCGCTTGACTGGCCCGTCTCGAGCAATTCTAGTTGGGGATTATGTTGACTTTGAAGTTGAACTAAAAGTACGTGATGGAGATGATGAGCACAATGATACACAGTTGATGTGTGTTAGCAAGCGGTATAAAGAAGCAGACGGCGACGGTGAGCAACCTTTACTCTTCGATAGCCCATTCTGTACTGCGGAGTTGAGGTTTGAGCTTTTTCCTACGACGGTCCAGCTCACTGTATTGTCCGTTCGTGTTGTTGGAGGGGAGTTCCCTTTTAGCTCTGGGGGTCAGGTTGCTTGTATTGTTTCTGGCCGTGAGAGGGTTGTGCTGTTTGATTCTACTGAAAAAATTACTAGAGAAGACGAAGTAGTTTTGGATGGTTATGTTCCTTTGTCAAGAAACGCCATTTCAGTAGAGTTTGAAAAAGGAGTGACTGTTGAGGTAACAGCCTATGTTGATTCTGGTTCTATCTCTGATCTTGTCCACTTCCCTTCCAAGTGGTGCAACATTAGTCAGGATAGATGTTTCATCTGTGGTTCTGAGGTGGAGATTACCGTTGCATGGTCCCAGGTTGTGAGAGACAAGATGGAGATGTTGCTGGAGGGATACGCTACCCAGGTGTAG